The proteins below are encoded in one region of Sulfitobacter sp. SK012:
- a CDS encoding NADP-dependent malic enzyme — MNDTNKARQAALDYHEFPKPGKLEIRATKPLANGRDLARAYSPGVAEACLEIKADPTTAARYTSRGNLVAVVTNGTAVLGLGNIGALASKPVMEGKAVLFKKFANIDCFDIEVDQADPEKLADIVCALEPSFGAINLEDIKAPDCFTVERICRERMNIPVFHDDQHGTAIVVGAAATNALFVVGKKFEDIKIVSTGGGAAGIACLNMLLKLGVKRENVWLCDVHGLVYEGRTEDMNPIKSEYAQKSDFRTLADVIPDADLFLGLSGPNVLTPEMVEKMVERPIIFALANPNPEIMPDLARAVAPGAIIATGRSDFPNQVNNVLCFPFIFRGALDVGATTINDEMKIACIQGIAALARATTSAEAAAAYQGEQLTFGADYLIPKPFDPRLVGIVSSAVAKAAMETGVATRPIEDMDAYKVKLDGSVFKSAMLMRPVFQAARSAPRRIVFAEGEDERVLRAAQAMLEETTERPILIGRPEVIERRLEKTGVNIRLGQDVDLVNPENDPRYRDYWETYHALMARQGVSPDIARAVMRTNTTAIGAVMVHRGEADSIICGTFGETRWHLNYIQQVLGRDGLRPHGALSMMILEDGPLFIADTQVHLHPNPQQIAEIAIGAARHVRRFGIEPKVALCSQSQFGNQGEGTGGRLRAAIELLDAGNNDFSYEGEMNIDTALDPELRKRLFPQNRMEGAANVLVFAHADAASGVRNILKMKGGGLEVGPILMGMGNRAHIVSPSITARGLLNMGAIAGTPVAQYG; from the coding sequence ATGAATGACACCAACAAAGCACGTCAGGCTGCGCTCGATTACCATGAGTTTCCCAAACCCGGAAAACTGGAAATCCGAGCCACAAAACCACTGGCTAACGGTCGCGATCTGGCCCGCGCTTACTCGCCCGGCGTCGCCGAGGCCTGCCTTGAAATAAAGGCCGATCCAACCACCGCAGCCCGCTACACATCGCGCGGCAATCTGGTCGCAGTTGTCACCAACGGCACGGCGGTGCTGGGGTTGGGCAACATTGGCGCACTGGCCTCAAAACCCGTAATGGAGGGCAAGGCTGTCCTGTTCAAAAAGTTTGCCAACATTGACTGTTTTGATATCGAAGTAGACCAGGCTGACCCCGAAAAACTCGCCGATATCGTCTGTGCGCTGGAACCATCGTTTGGGGCGATCAACCTCGAAGACATCAAAGCACCCGATTGCTTTACCGTTGAGCGGATTTGCCGCGAACGCATGAACATCCCTGTTTTCCATGACGATCAACACGGCACCGCCATCGTCGTGGGGGCCGCAGCCACCAACGCGTTGTTTGTGGTGGGCAAGAAATTTGAAGACATCAAAATCGTCTCAACTGGTGGCGGTGCCGCCGGCATTGCGTGCCTGAACATGCTGCTCAAGCTGGGTGTTAAGCGTGAGAATGTGTGGCTGTGTGACGTACACGGATTGGTTTACGAAGGCCGAACCGAGGACATGAATCCGATCAAATCTGAATATGCGCAAAAGTCGGATTTTCGGACATTGGCTGATGTAATCCCAGACGCCGATCTATTCCTAGGCTTATCAGGACCAAACGTGCTGACGCCTGAAATGGTCGAAAAGATGGTTGAGCGCCCGATCATCTTTGCCCTCGCCAATCCAAACCCTGAGATCATGCCAGATCTGGCGCGCGCGGTTGCACCCGGTGCGATCATCGCGACCGGACGGTCGGATTTCCCCAATCAAGTCAACAACGTGCTGTGTTTTCCGTTCATCTTTCGCGGCGCGCTGGATGTTGGTGCGACGACGATAAATGACGAGATGAAAATTGCCTGTATCCAAGGTATTGCCGCCCTCGCCCGCGCGACAACCTCGGCTGAGGCCGCTGCCGCCTATCAAGGCGAACAACTAACCTTTGGTGCGGATTATCTGATCCCGAAACCTTTTGATCCACGCCTTGTCGGCATTGTGTCCTCTGCTGTGGCAAAGGCCGCGATGGAAACCGGTGTGGCCACGCGGCCAATCGAAGATATGGATGCGTATAAGGTCAAACTGGACGGATCTGTTTTCAAATCCGCAATGCTCATGCGTCCGGTGTTTCAGGCTGCCCGCTCGGCCCCTCGCCGCATTGTGTTTGCCGAAGGCGAAGACGAACGCGTGCTGCGTGCGGCGCAAGCCATGCTGGAAGAAACCACCGAACGTCCAATCTTGATCGGCCGCCCAGAAGTAATTGAGCGCCGGTTGGAAAAGACCGGTGTGAACATCCGCCTGGGCCAAGACGTTGACCTCGTGAACCCCGAAAACGATCCGCGCTACCGGGATTACTGGGAAACCTATCACGCCTTGATGGCGCGACAGGGTGTGTCGCCAGATATCGCGCGCGCCGTGATGCGGACCAATACGACCGCAATTGGAGCGGTCATGGTGCACCGAGGCGAGGCCGACAGCATAATTTGCGGCACTTTCGGCGAAACCCGCTGGCACCTGAATTACATCCAGCAAGTGCTGGGACGTGACGGTCTGCGCCCGCATGGTGCGCTTTCGATGATGATCCTAGAGGATGGCCCGCTGTTCATTGCAGACACCCAAGTTCATCTGCATCCAAACCCACAGCAGATTGCCGAAATCGCGATAGGTGCTGCGCGGCATGTGCGGCGATTTGGGATTGAGCCAAAAGTGGCGCTGTGCTCACAAAGCCAGTTCGGCAATCAGGGCGAAGGCACTGGTGGACGCTTACGCGCCGCGATTGAGCTGTTGGACGCCGGCAATAACGACTTTTCTTATGAAGGCGAGATGAACATCGATACTGCGCTGGACCCGGAACTGCGCAAGCGTCTGTTTCCCCAAAACCGCATGGAAGGCGCCGCGAACGTATTGGTCTTTGCACATGCAGATGCAGCGTCTGGCGTGCGTAACATCTTGAAAATGAAGGGGGGCGGACTGGAAGTTGGTCCGATCCTGATGGGTATGGGCAACCGCGCCCATATCGTCAGCCCTTCGATCACGGCGCGCGGCCTGTTGAACATGGGGGCTATCGCCGGCACCCCGGTCGCGCAATACGGCTAA
- a CDS encoding cytidine deaminase: MTQDLRDAATAVRKNAHTPYSNFKVGAAIRGASGALYLGCNVENVAYPEGTCAEAGAIAAMVAAGETKLTEAYVIAGSPMPVTPCGGCRQKLAEFGAGEVVVTMATTGGAEQQMTLAELLPGAFGAAHIAG; encoded by the coding sequence ATGACACAGGATTTGCGGGATGCGGCAACAGCAGTGCGCAAAAACGCGCACACGCCCTATTCCAACTTTAAGGTGGGGGCTGCGATCCGAGGCGCGTCCGGTGCGCTCTATTTGGGATGCAACGTCGAAAATGTCGCCTATCCAGAAGGCACCTGTGCCGAAGCAGGTGCGATTGCTGCGATGGTTGCTGCAGGTGAGACAAAATTGACTGAGGCCTATGTGATTGCCGGTAGCCCTATGCCCGTGACGCCTTGCGGTGGGTGCCGCCAAAAACTCGCGGAATTTGGCGCAGGCGAGGTTGTTGTGACCATGGCCACCACTGGCGGCGCTGAGCAACAGATGACCTTGGCTGAGTTGTTGCCTGGCGCCTTTGGTGCCGCGCATATTGCGGGCTAA
- a CDS encoding thymidine phosphorylase, whose amino-acid sequence MSARTILAKLRHGTAPNVSELAWMAQGLADGSVSDAQAGAFAMGVCRNGLDEPGRVALTQAMRDSGRVLSWDLDGPVLDKHSTGGVGDCVSLVLAPALAACGAYVPMISGRGLGHTGGTLDKLEAIPGVATMLDEPRMRDVVAQAGCAIVGATADIAPADKRLYAVRDVTSTVDSLDLITASILSKKLAAGLDGLVLDVKVGSGAFMKDLDAARALAQALTQTANQAGCPTTALISDMNQPLVPSLGNALEIAEVMHALNGDASSPISQLSAALGGGLLAQAGLAADVDAGEAAILDAIRNGGAAERFGRMIAAMGGPVQFVENWRRFLPEATVIRAVTSHISGHVQAIDGEALGFAVVNLGGGRVVESDVVDPAVGLSEVLRLGAPVAKGQTLAVIHAARPGDADRAVKDVRAAFTVGDARKTAPLVIERVG is encoded by the coding sequence ATGAGCGCACGCACAATTCTGGCCAAGCTGCGCCACGGAACAGCCCCTAACGTGAGCGAGTTGGCGTGGATGGCCCAGGGATTGGCCGACGGATCCGTGAGCGATGCGCAAGCCGGTGCTTTTGCCATGGGCGTCTGCCGCAACGGGTTGGATGAACCGGGCCGTGTGGCGCTGACTCAAGCCATGCGGGATTCAGGGCGCGTGCTGAGTTGGGACTTAGACGGGCCGGTGCTGGACAAGCATTCCACGGGTGGCGTGGGCGACTGCGTGAGTTTGGTTTTGGCCCCGGCGCTTGCGGCTTGTGGTGCCTATGTGCCGATGATTTCAGGCCGGGGGCTGGGCCACACGGGCGGCACGCTCGACAAGCTTGAGGCGATCCCGGGCGTCGCGACAATGCTCGATGAGCCAAGAATGCGGGATGTGGTCGCGCAAGCGGGCTGTGCCATTGTTGGTGCCACGGCGGATATCGCGCCAGCGGACAAGCGGCTTTATGCGGTGCGTGATGTGACCTCCACGGTGGACAGCCTTGATCTAATCACGGCCTCAATCTTGTCGAAAAAGCTGGCGGCAGGATTAGATGGATTGGTGCTGGACGTCAAAGTTGGGTCTGGTGCTTTTATGAAGGACCTAGATGCCGCGCGCGCGTTGGCACAGGCTTTGACGCAAACGGCCAATCAGGCGGGATGCCCTACGACCGCGTTGATCAGCGATATGAACCAGCCGTTGGTGCCGAGCTTGGGCAATGCGTTGGAAATTGCCGAAGTCATGCACGCGCTTAACGGCGATGCCAGCAGCCCCATCAGTCAACTAAGTGCGGCGCTGGGCGGTGGTTTGCTGGCCCAAGCGGGGCTGGCTGCAGATGTGGATGCAGGCGAAGCCGCGATTTTGGATGCGATCCGCAATGGTGGTGCCGCGGAACGATTTGGCCGCATGATCGCTGCAATGGGTGGCCCGGTGCAGTTTGTTGAGAATTGGCGGCGCTTTTTGCCTGAGGCGACGGTGATCCGCGCAGTGACTTCACACATTTCGGGGCACGTGCAGGCCATCGACGGCGAAGCATTGGGATTCGCGGTTGTCAATCTGGGCGGTGGACGCGTGGTGGAAAGCGATGTGGTCGATCCCGCTGTTGGTCTGTCGGAGGTGCTACGGTTAGGTGCGCCTGTGGCCAAAGGGCAAACACTTGCTGTTATTCATGCCGCGCGACCGGGCGACGCGGACCGCGCGGTAAAAGATGTGCGCGCGGCATTTACGGTAGGCGATGCACGCAAGACTGCACCGCTGGTGATTGAGAGGGTAGGGTAA
- a CDS encoding phosphopentomutase has translation MARAFLVVMDSVGIGGAPDAHDFFNGEVPDTGANTLGHIALACAAGQAEDGRSGLLQVPNLAALGLGPALKAASGMSVPNLHVETTGRWGHATEVSLGKDTPSGHWELAGLPVPWAWHFFTDKDASFPPALIAEAAAAAGTDGILGNCHAPGTAIIEKLGAEHMRSGWPICYTSADSVFQIAAHEESFGLERLLAMCEALAPTLHSMKVGRVIARPFVGDAESGFKRTPHRRDYAIMPPKPVLSNWAQDAGHATYAVGKIGDIFSMQGFDDVRKGTDAQLMDHLRDLVREAPEGAFCFANFVEFDSLYGHRRDVSGYAIALEWFDAQIGSVLAELRPDDMLVLTADHGNDPTWIGTDHTRERAPVLVAGAGTEPLGAMMFADVAALVAQHLGISVPQ, from the coding sequence ATGGCACGTGCATTTTTGGTCGTGATGGATTCCGTAGGCATTGGCGGTGCGCCAGATGCGCATGATTTTTTTAACGGTGAGGTGCCCGATACGGGGGCAAATACGTTGGGCCACATCGCGTTGGCCTGTGCCGCAGGGCAGGCCGAAGACGGACGCTCTGGGCTGTTGCAGGTGCCTAATCTGGCAGCTCTAGGATTGGGCCCTGCGTTGAAAGCCGCGAGCGGAATGTCCGTGCCCAACCTTCATGTTGAAACCACCGGGCGTTGGGGCCACGCCACAGAGGTGTCGTTGGGCAAAGACACGCCATCTGGTCACTGGGAACTTGCCGGATTGCCTGTTCCTTGGGCTTGGCATTTCTTTACCGACAAAGACGCATCTTTTCCGCCTGCATTGATCGCAGAGGCTGCGGCCGCTGCGGGAACTGACGGCATTTTGGGCAATTGCCATGCGCCCGGCACCGCCATCATCGAAAAGCTGGGGGCCGAGCATATGCGCAGTGGCTGGCCGATCTGTTATACCTCGGCTGACAGTGTCTTCCAGATTGCCGCCCACGAAGAGAGCTTTGGGTTGGAGCGGCTTTTGGCGATGTGTGAGGCGTTGGCTCCGACGTTGCATTCAATGAAAGTGGGCCGGGTCATCGCGCGGCCTTTTGTGGGTGACGCTGAGAGCGGCTTTAAGCGAACACCGCATCGGCGTGACTATGCGATTATGCCTCCCAAGCCGGTGCTGAGTAACTGGGCGCAAGACGCGGGCCATGCAACTTATGCTGTTGGCAAGATTGGCGATATCTTCTCGATGCAGGGCTTTGACGACGTTCGAAAAGGAACGGATGCGCAGCTGATGGATCATTTGCGAGACCTGGTTCGCGAGGCTCCTGAGGGGGCGTTTTGCTTTGCCAATTTCGTGGAATTTGACAGCCTATATGGCCATCGTCGGGATGTATCAGGCTACGCAATCGCCCTTGAGTGGTTCGATGCGCAGATCGGTTCTGTACTTGCCGAATTGCGCCCTGATGACATGCTGGTGCTGACGGCGGATCATGGCAACGATCCCACCTGGATTGGAACCGATCATACCCGCGAACGGGCACCAGTTTTGGTTGCAGGGGCAGGAACTGAGCCTTTGGGAGCGATGATGTTTGCGGACGTAGCCGCGTTGGTGGCACAGCATCTGGGCATTTCGGTGCCGCAATGA
- the upp gene encoding uracil phosphoribosyltransferase, which produces MSDNHLTVVDHPLVQHKLTIMRDRNTPTAVFRQLLREISQLLAYEVTRGLPMTTKQIETPMEMMDAPTLDGKKLALISILRAGNGLLDGVLELIPSARVGFVGLYRDEATLKPVQYYFKVPEALEDRLVIAVDPMLATGNSSVAAIDLLKGAGATNIRFLCLLAAPEGIARMKEAHPDVPIVTAAVDKQLNELGYIVPGLGDAGDRMFGTK; this is translated from the coding sequence ATGTCGGATAATCATTTGACGGTAGTGGATCACCCTTTGGTGCAGCACAAGCTGACCATTATGCGCGACCGCAATACCCCCACGGCTGTGTTTCGGCAGCTTTTGCGCGAGATCAGCCAGCTCTTGGCCTATGAGGTCACGCGCGGCTTGCCAATGACGACAAAGCAGATTGAGACGCCAATGGAGATGATGGATGCACCCACGCTGGATGGTAAAAAGCTGGCGTTGATCTCGATTTTGCGGGCCGGAAACGGGTTGCTGGATGGCGTGCTGGAATTGATCCCCTCTGCCCGCGTTGGTTTTGTTGGGCTTTACCGGGATGAAGCGACGCTCAAACCTGTGCAATATTATTTTAAGGTTCCCGAAGCGCTTGAAGACCGGTTGGTCATTGCGGTCGATCCAATGCTGGCAACGGGCAATTCGTCGGTCGCGGCGATCGATTTGCTCAAAGGGGCAGGGGCCACGAACATTCGGTTTCTTTGCCTGCTGGCTGCCCCCGAAGGAATCGCGCGTATGAAAGAGGCGCATCCTGATGTGCCGATTGTCACGGCGGCTGTGGATAAGCAGCTCAATGAGCTGGGCTACATCGTCCCAGGCCTTGGGGATGCGGGTGATCGGATGTTTGGAACGAAATAA
- a CDS encoding SPOR domain-containing protein: MKLTRLIAIGIIWGSVGALALNAQDVRPGDQPAEFPPASFKGNQYVDSRGCVFIRAGIDGTVSWIPRVTRNRTGVCGFKPTYAGTVETVPRPVPADAQQITNTPAVATATVRPQPKPAPQVVRQTPKTVAKAPVAVSQAPVTTNATVDTGSVVCPGGSAISQRYTVSTERNPVRCGPQSASIIGARIGTVPPPPQVKSAKVVTENTPITVNSNTRIVPRHVAVSRVNTTNVTVPKGYRSVWDDGRLNPRRAEQTLAGHRAMQLIWTSTVPRRLINQTGGQDVTAKEPLVYPYTNYQTQQQELGEVTIVQRNGTTAKRLVRKPSTVQPVYSSRSAPKQTTSTTQRRATPKAEAAGKGFVQVGSFDDAASAQAQAKKVQRLGLPVRIGRYTRDGKTTRLVIAGPFGGQGAVDHAVSQLKGAGFSGVFARR, from the coding sequence ATGAAACTTACTAGACTTATCGCAATTGGCATTATTTGGGGGTCCGTTGGCGCGCTGGCGCTAAACGCTCAAGATGTGCGGCCTGGCGATCAGCCTGCGGAGTTCCCGCCCGCGTCCTTCAAAGGCAATCAGTATGTTGACAGCAGGGGCTGTGTTTTCATCCGTGCAGGCATTGATGGCACCGTCAGCTGGATCCCACGGGTAACGCGGAACCGCACAGGCGTTTGTGGCTTCAAGCCGACATATGCAGGCACGGTGGAAACTGTGCCCCGGCCGGTCCCGGCCGATGCTCAGCAGATTACAAACACGCCTGCTGTCGCGACAGCCACCGTTAGACCTCAGCCCAAGCCGGCCCCGCAAGTTGTACGCCAAACCCCCAAAACCGTCGCAAAAGCTCCAGTTGCCGTTTCGCAAGCGCCCGTTACAACCAATGCTACCGTTGACACCGGATCCGTGGTTTGTCCGGGCGGGTCTGCGATAAGCCAGCGCTATACTGTTAGTACCGAGAGAAACCCGGTGCGTTGCGGCCCACAATCAGCTTCGATCATAGGTGCGCGGATTGGAACAGTGCCGCCGCCACCACAGGTGAAGAGCGCCAAGGTCGTGACAGAAAACACACCTATTACCGTCAATTCAAACACGCGGATTGTGCCGCGTCACGTTGCAGTTTCGCGGGTGAATACGACCAACGTGACCGTGCCAAAGGGATACCGCAGCGTTTGGGATGATGGCCGTCTGAACCCTCGCCGGGCTGAGCAAACATTGGCCGGGCATCGTGCGATGCAGCTGATTTGGACATCAACCGTACCGCGCCGCTTGATCAATCAAACCGGTGGCCAGGACGTGACCGCCAAAGAACCCCTTGTCTATCCCTACACCAACTACCAAACACAGCAGCAAGAGCTTGGTGAAGTAACAATAGTGCAGCGCAACGGCACGACCGCCAAACGGTTGGTGCGCAAGCCAAGTACTGTGCAGCCGGTTTATTCCAGTCGATCTGCGCCGAAGCAAACCACATCAACAACGCAACGCCGTGCTACGCCAAAGGCTGAAGCGGCCGGTAAGGGTTTTGTTCAGGTGGGCAGTTTCGATGATGCCGCATCGGCACAGGCGCAGGCTAAGAAGGTGCAGCGTCTAGGCCTTCCGGTTCGGATCGGGCGCTATACTCGCGATGGTAAGACGACGCGCTTGGTGATTGCCGGTCCATTTGGTGGGCAAGGGGCGGTCGATCATGCGGTATCGCAGCTTAAGGGCGCAGGATTTTCTGGAGTTTTTGCACGCCGCTGA
- a CDS encoding GNAT family N-acetyltransferase: MKFELATEADIPALVEIWHDGWHQAHAEVVPQALVTRRVRAEFDPRVRAHLGQTRVAHEDGQVAGFFMLDGDEIYQFYLARAFQGRGKARPLLMAAESALGAGHKWLACSVGNTQAAGFYEACGWHRAATLPYEVETSDGPLVINVWRYEKLLRAD; this comes from the coding sequence ATGAAATTTGAGCTGGCAACAGAGGCTGACATTCCCGCCTTGGTGGAAATTTGGCATGACGGTTGGCATCAGGCCCATGCGGAAGTTGTGCCGCAAGCGTTGGTTACCCGCCGCGTTCGGGCGGAATTTGACCCCCGAGTGCGCGCGCATTTGGGGCAAACCCGCGTTGCGCATGAGGATGGTCAGGTGGCGGGGTTTTTCATGTTGGACGGCGATGAGATTTATCAGTTCTATCTCGCAAGAGCGTTTCAGGGCCGCGGGAAGGCCCGCCCGCTGTTGATGGCTGCCGAAAGCGCGCTGGGGGCAGGGCACAAGTGGCTGGCCTGCAGCGTTGGCAATACTCAAGCGGCGGGGTTTTATGAAGCGTGCGGGTGGCACCGGGCCGCGACGCTGCCGTATGAAGTCGAAACATCTGATGGCCCTTTGGTGATCAATGTCTGGCGCTACGAAAAACTGCTGCGCGCAGATTGA
- a CDS encoding AMP-binding protein, with protein MGWMQDETGLDKCDANFVALTPLSHLTRAADVFADRVAVIYGEHRITYAQYHARCSQLASAMAAMGVAPGDVVATLIPNLPAQAEAHFGVPACGGVLNTINTRLDIDTVAYIFEHGAAKVVLADTQFVELAEAASARMQGVPPQIVEVPDASAGYPATGRHPTYEDTLASGDPAHTWHMPKDEWESLALNYTSGTTGRPKGVVYHHRGAYLMTMGTVVSWRMVLHPVFMAIVPLFHCNGWNHTWMMPMIGGTLVCCRDITAPAIYNAIADEGVTHFGGAPIVLNMLVNAPETERRAFDHTVEVFTAGAPPAPATLTKIEALGFNVTQVYGLTETYGHVTECIWRAEDWDGLDTAAKAAIKARQGVAFPMMEHITVMDEEMTQVPRNATKQGEIMMRGNSVMKGYYKNPTATQEAFAGGYFHSGDLAVQHPDGYIQIADRAKDIIISGGENISSVEVEGVLMGHPDVNLAAVVAKPDDKWGEVPCAFVELKPGTDVDEATLIAFARETLAGFKAPKTVVFQELPKTSTGKIQKFELRKLAATL; from the coding sequence ATGGGCTGGATGCAGGACGAAACGGGGCTGGATAAATGCGACGCTAACTTTGTGGCCTTAACGCCGCTGTCGCATCTGACGCGTGCGGCGGATGTGTTCGCTGATCGGGTGGCCGTTATTTATGGTGAACACCGGATTACCTATGCGCAATATCACGCGCGTTGTAGCCAACTGGCCTCTGCGATGGCAGCGATGGGTGTGGCCCCCGGTGATGTTGTCGCCACGCTGATCCCAAATTTGCCTGCGCAGGCCGAAGCGCATTTTGGCGTGCCCGCTTGCGGTGGGGTGCTCAATACAATCAACACCAGGCTCGATATCGATACGGTCGCGTATATCTTTGAGCACGGCGCAGCAAAGGTCGTATTGGCAGATACTCAATTCGTTGAACTAGCCGAAGCCGCAAGTGCCCGGATGCAAGGCGTTCCGCCGCAGATCGTCGAAGTCCCCGATGCAAGCGCCGGTTATCCCGCCACAGGCCGTCACCCCACCTATGAGGACACACTCGCCAGCGGCGATCCCGCTCACACGTGGCATATGCCAAAGGACGAATGGGAAAGCCTCGCGCTAAACTATACTTCGGGCACCACTGGGCGGCCCAAGGGCGTGGTTTATCATCACCGCGGTGCGTATCTGATGACGATGGGAACGGTTGTCTCTTGGCGGATGGTCCTGCACCCAGTGTTTATGGCGATTGTGCCACTGTTTCACTGTAACGGCTGGAACCACACATGGATGATGCCAATGATCGGCGGCACGTTGGTTTGCTGTCGCGACATCACAGCGCCTGCAATTTACAACGCCATCGCAGACGAAGGTGTGACGCATTTTGGCGGCGCGCCCATTGTCTTGAACATGTTGGTTAACGCGCCCGAAACAGAGCGGCGCGCTTTTGATCATACTGTCGAAGTTTTCACCGCGGGCGCGCCACCTGCCCCCGCCACCCTCACCAAGATCGAGGCGCTTGGGTTTAATGTGACCCAAGTTTACGGTCTGACTGAAACCTACGGCCACGTGACCGAATGCATTTGGCGCGCTGAGGACTGGGACGGGCTCGACACCGCCGCAAAGGCCGCGATCAAGGCACGCCAAGGGGTGGCTTTTCCGATGATGGAACACATCACCGTCATGGACGAAGAGATGACCCAAGTACCGCGCAACGCAACCAAACAGGGCGAAATCATGATGCGCGGTAACTCGGTGATGAAGGGATATTACAAGAACCCTACCGCCACCCAAGAAGCGTTCGCGGGTGGCTATTTCCACTCAGGGGACCTCGCGGTGCAGCATCCAGACGGCTATATCCAAATCGCGGATCGCGCCAAAGACATCATCATTTCTGGCGGCGAAAACATCTCTTCCGTGGAAGTCGAAGGGGTGTTGATGGGTCATCCGGACGTGAACCTTGCCGCTGTGGTCGCCAAACCAGATGACAAATGGGGAGAAGTGCCTTGCGCCTTTGTCGAGCTAAAACCCGGTACGGATGTAGATGAGGCAACCCTGATCGCTTTTGCCCGCGAAACGCTGGCCGGCTTCAAAGCCCCAAAAACAGTCGTATTTCAAGAATTGCCAAAAACGTCGACCGGCAAGATCCAAAAATTCGAATTGCGCAAACTGGCGGCAACCCTCTGA
- a CDS encoding DMT family transporter, with the protein MTSSAVKPGLAALSVVGGMATLGLTDNFVPYISARGSLWQFHMLRGVLAVALLCLIAAMGFGVLRPLRVWAVLGRSFFPATAMLIYFGCLSVLPIGVVVAGLFTAPLFVLIISVVFQGRRVGPVRWGAVIIGFVGALLVIRPDPSALDPVAFLPIVAAVFYAIGAVATRAWCEGESTLSLSAGFFGMLAVFGAIGTLLLPVGGPEGFDGFVLRGWVPLDGAMLFWIAVQAVGSLLGIGLIFRGYLVGDASHVAVFEYSLLIFASFWAWVLWGEVVEPLAYLGMGLIALAGTVIALRSKGPEPLGATTTADVGAGL; encoded by the coding sequence GTGACATCAAGCGCGGTGAAGCCAGGGCTGGCAGCCCTAAGCGTGGTTGGAGGTATGGCAACGCTTGGGCTGACGGACAACTTCGTGCCCTATATCTCGGCGCGCGGATCGCTGTGGCAGTTCCATATGCTGCGCGGGGTGCTGGCTGTTGCGCTGTTGTGCCTGATTGCGGCTATGGGCTTTGGCGTTCTGCGGCCGTTGCGGGTTTGGGCCGTGTTGGGACGAAGCTTTTTTCCGGCCACTGCGATGCTAATTTACTTTGGGTGTTTGTCTGTGCTGCCGATCGGCGTGGTGGTCGCGGGGCTTTTTACGGCACCTTTGTTTGTGTTGATCATCTCAGTGGTGTTTCAGGGGCGCCGAGTCGGGCCCGTCAGGTGGGGTGCTGTGATCATTGGCTTTGTAGGTGCACTTTTGGTGATCCGCCCTGATCCATCGGCGCTTGATCCGGTGGCGTTCTTGCCGATAGTCGCGGCTGTGTTTTACGCCATTGGTGCAGTGGCCACGCGTGCGTGGTGCGAGGGCGAAAGCACATTGAGCTTATCCGCAGGTTTTTTTGGAATGCTGGCGGTATTTGGTGCAATCGGCACGCTGCTGTTGCCGGTGGGCGGGCCTGAGGGCTTTGACGGCTTTGTACTACGCGGCTGGGTGCCACTGGACGGTGCGATGCTGTTTTGGATCGCGGTGCAAGCGGTGGGCTCGCTTTTGGGCATTGGCCTTATATTTCGCGGTTACTTGGTCGGCGATGCAAGCCACGTCGCGGTGTTTGAGTATTCCTTGCTGATCTTCGCTAGTTTCTGGGCATGGGTGTTGTGGGGCGAGGTTGTTGAACCGTTGGCATATCTCGGGATGGGGCTGATTGCTTTGGCGGGAACGGTGATTGCCTTGCGATCCAAGGGGCCAGAGCCCTTAGGGGCCACAACTACAGCTGATGTGGGGGCGGGCCTATGA
- a CDS encoding sulfotransferase family 2 domain-containing protein: MILSVGRRYVFIHIPKTGGTSMALALEARAMKDDIMLGDTPKALKRRGRVKGAATAGRLWKHSTLADIDGLVPEDTLSGLFTFTLVRNPWDRVVSYYHWLQVQGFDHPAIALAKTLDFEGFLLHPTTQTALRNSPASSYMTDAQGKERCDAYIRLEHFAEDVAPLEAHLGFGLNLPRENRSERVPYQDVYTPKLRDLVGALCASDIARFGYRFEV; encoded by the coding sequence ATGATCTTGTCTGTTGGGCGGCGTTACGTCTTTATCCACATTCCCAAAACTGGTGGCACCTCCATGGCACTGGCGCTTGAAGCGCGGGCGATGAAGGATGACATCATGCTGGGCGACACGCCCAAGGCGCTCAAAAGACGCGGGCGCGTAAAAGGGGCTGCGACGGCGGGGCGTCTTTGGAAGCATTCTACGCTTGCCGATATCGACGGGTTGGTTCCCGAGGATACACTGTCAGGCCTTTTTACTTTTACGCTCGTGCGCAATCCTTGGGACCGGGTGGTCAGCTATTATCATTGGCTGCAAGTGCAGGGGTTTGATCATCCCGCCATCGCCCTTGCCAAAACGCTCGATTTCGAAGGGTTCTTATTGCACCCGACAACGCAAACCGCGCTGCGCAACAGCCCGGCGTCCAGCTATATGACGGATGCGCAAGGGAAAGAGCGTTGCGATGCTTATATCCGCTTGGAACATTTTGCGGAGGATGTGGCCCCATTGGAGGCCCATCTGGGATTTGGCCTAAACTTGCCCCGTGAGAACCGATCTGAGCGAGTACCGTACCAAGATGTATACACGCCCAAGTTGAGGGATTTGGTTGGAGCGCTTTGCGCGTCCGATATTGCGCGGTTTGGGTACCGATTCGAAGTTTGA